A window of Solanum stenotomum isolate F172 chromosome 9, ASM1918654v1, whole genome shotgun sequence genomic DNA:
GGCTCAACAACATAATGTTACGTCATTCATACTCTTATATCAGAATTCTTGAATGAGTTGTGCTTATGATCTTTCTCCCTAAAGCTCTTCAGTGatcttttttagttttgatagtGATGTTGATAGTAGTTGTGTGATGATAGATAAGAGAGGGTTGATGTTTCTTATTGTGGTAGTGATGGTGTGCTTATTCCATCAAAGGTTATAAATGTGGAGGAAGAAGGGAATGAGGTTTTACGATAAATAATAGTTAGATGAGAGTAATTAGGCGGTTTCTTGGTAGTAACACGTGAAATTTTAGTTGGTAGAGGTGATGAGAGAACGAGGAATTCTTAGATGGATTGGctagtaggagtccatggagtggTTATAGTTCTAGGCTTGAATGTGGTTATAGTTCTAGGCTTAAATGTGGTGTTGATAACATGTGGATGAATGCATGATGCATTAGGTGCTTCTTGATTAGGACTCGAAGTTTTGTTGAATACGGTGATAAGGAGTAGAATTCTTTGGATGAGATTTCCCTTAGGATAGTAAGAGTAATTCCTTTCCCTCCCATGCTTAGTTCAgccatcattcgaggacgaatgattccaaggggagatattgtaacacctcaaaaatttctaagctaaggcccgaaccattcttcatttgtgtATAAGGCCGTATCGAgtgattcttaaattatttttaagggttAAGGTCAATTATTTAACGTGTGAAtggatttggatatgaattaaggtcactgTAATTCTCtagcataaagttgagttgaagGCTTCCTTATCGATTgagttttgatataagattctacttaagtcaacttcaaatgatcatatcttttagAATATGAAGAGTTAGGTGACCCGTAAtcttatcaaattaaaggtatttgagtcttctttccaacaccaccaagtttgcatCATTCAGAGTTTGGAGTAGAGAATTATAATCAATTTGGCCGACGGGAAAACACTAAAAAGGGTCCTTTTTTGTCTTTGTACCCCTAAGAAAATCCTAAACagatttcttgactaataaaaggcccaaaacaatcagattttcatctcttaatcccccaatttcttctctctcaaaccccaaggcaaaaccaaaatcaaagcATAAAACTTCCAAACAAGATTCTTTCAAATCTTTTTCAAGGTAAGTCCTCTTCAAGAATTTCATTATTTCCAAgtttcaactcaaattccttcATACGATTATGAATCATTAATGGAAATCTTAATTGTTGGCCGTAGagttttcaagaaactaatacAAGTATCTCAACAAAAGTTTTCTTGATCGTTCTCCTGAAGGCAGGATTTCAAGTCTTCCAATCAAGTTCTTTttcaaacttcttcaagaacttcgTTTAATTGTTGGCTATAGGGTTTTCAAGACtattcatagtgttggacttgTTCATCCTCATGCCTTAAATCTAAATTCAGCCAGCAAAAGTTATGTTTAGTCAGCAATATGGTTCATGTGACTTTTAGGGTAAAACCCTAAACATAACTTTTGCTGACTGAATTTAGATGTAGGGCGTAAGGACGAACTAGTCTAACACTATGAATAACTTTTACATACCCggaagaacaaagttcttgaagaagtttgaagaagaacttgattggAAGACTTGAAatcctagcttgaaggagaatgattaagaaaacctttcttgagattcttgaattagtttcttgaaaatcCTATGACCAAGAATTAAGATTTTCATtaatgattcataattgtataaaGGAATTTGACTTGGAAataatgaaattcttggagaaggagTTAGCTTGAAGaataatcttgaaaaagatttgaAAGAATCTTGCTTGGAAGTCTTATGCTTTGATTTTctttagggtttgagagagaagagaatgtgggattaagagatgaaaatcggATTGTTTTgggccttttattagtcaataaattcgtttagggttttcttagggACAAAAAGGACCCTTTTTAGTGTTTTCCCGTCGGTCAAAAACGTCACTGCATGCATCAAATCAGTaaaaaatggtcataactctctATTTCAAATGATGCAAACTTGATGGCGTTAGAAAGAAgactcaaatacctttaatttgataggttatgggacacctaactcttcatattctaaaagatatgatcatttgaagttgatcaaagtagaatcttatatcaaaactcAATCGAtaaggaagctttcaactcaactttatgctaggggattctagtgactttaattcatatccaaatccaTTCCAGCACTAAATAATTGACACCTAAgaacaatttaagaatcactcGATAGATCTTATacacaaatgaagaatggttcaggccttaacttagaaattttcggggtgttacaataaaGTCAGGAAAGAAAGAATTTACCAATATGTGTGAAGTCAATTCAAATGGACGAAGAGTGGGGGTGGTAAGGTGCTCAAGATTTAGGATTTGTACAAAAGAGCTGAAAGATTCCTCTGACTACTTATCTGATCCATACGTTCCTTTCGAAGAATCTAATCAAAAGATTCCTCTGACCACTTGTTATCAAATACAACAGAGGAGGTGATTTTAGACCTTGCCTAGTGGCTAGGTTATCTTCTGTCCTCTTTGAAAGGTAGTCTGCAACTTGAGAAATAAGCTCCTCCATCTTTGTTTGACTCATTGGATCAACTTTTTACGTCTGGGGCCCTAATTAGATGTACTGCACCATTGAAGGACCGCTTTGATTTGTTGTTCATATTGGataactttctttatttttttggggttcACATTCGTTTGATGATTTTCTATTCTTGATCCTTTCAGAATCTTTATACTTCTGTGTTTTATGTGCCTTGAGAAGATGCTATGCTTAATAGTTGCTTTCAGGTTTCCATGATGGAGAAAGATCCTTATCTTGGTCGTGTTTTGACGGGTCGTGTAACTTGTGGAGTTGTTCGTGTTGGTGATAAAGTACAAGGGCTGAAGAACACAGACAATGGAACTGTaaaaattgaagaaggaaaGGTCTGTTGTCTCCAAAACTAAGGGAAAATCTTCTCTGTACCATTTTTGTAACTTAAGTATGTTTTAAGATGCTAGAGGGATATTTGAAAATCTAGTAAATTGTTGTGTGTATAGTCATCAAATCAATTTTCCAATTTTGGCAAAATTTGAGGTAATCAAACTAAATTGAACTCCACAACATGGGTAACTTTATGGTGTCAAATAGTCAGAACCATGCATCAGAGAATTAGGTGTAACAGAATTTTTATCATGTGATATGTTTCTGTGGTACTTTGATTAACATAGGAGATTAATAACTTAAATAATCTATTTTATGAGGTGTTGATTGTAACTTCCATGGCTGTCACAGGCAACTTTATTATGTGTCagtaagtaatttttttagagGAAAGCTATGGTTATTGATAGCTCATGTAGATTCGGATGAAGGTATTTTAGCACTCAAAACGACTTATTTCAAGCTTGAATGTTTAGGACTATATTCAGGAtctattatttagttatttatttacttattattgGAATTCTAACCCCTGGGCTAGTGCCATTCTTTGAAATTGTCATCTAATTTTCATTTCTGTTCCTTTCTTGTTTACTGGTCAAAACTTTTATAGGTTGTAAAGCTGATGAAAAAGAAGGGTATGAGAGCAGATCCAGTTGATAGTGCTGGTGCAGGTGACATAGTGTCCATGGCAGGTTTGTCAAGTCCGACAATTGGACACACAGTTGCGAATGCAGAGGTATGCGACTTCTTCTTCATTTAACGATCCAACTCAATTCTATTTGTTTCTAAGTCGTGTTATTTGTTCTATTGCTCTTTTTGATCTGGGAATCTCGTCACTGTGTGGGTGGAAATTCTGCTGGCATTATTTCATATAAGATAAGTTTCACATCAAAGAAGGGAAAATGCTGTGCACAATAGGAAAAAGCACTTCAGTAGCATACACAAGAGTTCCTAACATGAAATCCTATGACCTCTGaaagttaccagtttcaaaaaaaaaataaaaaatcctatGACCTCTGAAGAAATTGTAGTCACAACTTCTCCTAGATAAACATCGAGAGCATTGTATTTTGAATGTGGAAACCAACCTTTTCATGCCTTCAGACCAACTTATACTGTCTAACGTTATACTATTGAGGCCgttcttattttttttgctgTAGGTAAATTAATTGCAATATGAAGTCGTTTAAGTGCAATATGATGGTTTaagtaataattattaaatgGGCTAGGTGTCATCTTTTATTCCTTAAGTCGTACATGcttaaaactaaaatcaatGTACAGAGATTCACTTGATTGTGGAAGTCTAATTAGCTACTACCGACTGTTTAATTTAATGTACATTTTGGTCAATTGATTCAGAGTTAAGACCAAGGAATAGTTGATATCTAAGTCGTTATTGTTACCACTGTTTTACTTCCTTTTCCTAAATTTGACTAGTCTTTATTAATTTCATTAGATGATACATTTTAGTACttgtttaataatattttcctgTTTGTGTTTCCTATTTGATGTCCACGTGGTATGTGGTTCTTGATCTTGTAACATGTCACTGACACTGAATTCTTTGTGAGCTAAATTTCTTAACCTTTTCTGCAACTTCTCTGAAATTTGATAGGTTACGACAGCGTTGCCCACAGTTGTGCTTGACCCCCCTACCATCTCCATGACTTTCGGTGTCAATGATTCTCCCTTAGCTGGTTCTGATGGTATTCATGTAAGTATATAATTTTCCCCGCTCATTTCCTATTTGTGAGATCTTTGTGTCTAGTTGCTTCTGCTTTCCAGCTGCATATTCTGTGGAGGGTCATAGTTGATGGTCTTTTTCCCCTGTAATTCTGTGAGAATGTCTCCGAAAGAGACACCCAACTCATGCATTATTTTTGTGTCAAAGCATCTAATGTTCTTTGTAAATTTTGATCttaattagaatattttttccttattttttatttgatcatTCTTTTGATTGAGGTTGATAATCTATAGTTTTGACTTTTGAGCAAGGACATGGAGGTGAGGTCTCTATCTTTAAAGAAAGAGATCAAATGGTAGTTTGAGACAAACTTAAGATGGATTTGTTGGCAGATGTATCAGTCAAAGGGAGAATAACTGAAGCTAGGATGTTGATTTTTTGGGGATACTATGATAATTGACAGCCTCTGTAGTCTGTAATTTGGCAGTACAAAAGTAGTGCTGGAAAATGGATAAAAGATGCAGGTATCCCTCCAACATGCCCTGTTAAATACGGGTTGgataattgatttgtttaaaCTGGATCATATCCATGTAACCAACCATAAAATATGGATATCGATAGTGCAACTCACTTTGAATGTGAAGAATCTAGCTGCGTGAAAGGTGGGAAACTTTTACTTCATCGTCAGTCCTCCTGAACTGTTCTTTAGCTTAAACATTATAGCTGACCACCTTCATCAACAAAACATGAGCAACACTTGTGTCATATAGAGCATAGAAAAATTGATACAGTGAGTCActgagtttttattttatatttcataagCCAAGGCTAATTCTCAGCCGCAAAATTGGGCAGCTGGTTCCAGTTCCAAAATGCGATACTTCAAGATAGGAGGAGAAAAAAgggggggtgggtgggtgggtggtgGTGGAGATATCTATCATATGTATATCGGTTCTTTGTTTTTGAAGTTTTGCTGCCGTTTCAGGTCTTCTACAGCCTACACCAAGCAATGGTTAATGTAGATATTCATATAAATCCGATTTTTATCTGTCGTAGTTATGGATGGTTGCATAATTTATCCATTTTGTCTAAACTGTTTCAACCTGCTCATATCTGATCCGACCCACCCATTTGCCAGCACTAGTACATTGATTTCTCTTATAACTTACCGTAATTGTATGCTTCACTATAACAAAGACTGCCTATTATTTCTTCCTTACTTCCTGTAGCAGAAACTGAAATTGACTGCAGTTATTGTTATTGAAGGGTTAATTGTACTAcagttttaaaaacattttctggAAAACATCAAGCATATAATTGGGAATGGAGAATGAAGATGTATAGGATAGGGTGGTCTGTATGCAGAGTAATTGATGGGCTTTCAGATGTCCAACAACAGCTAAGCCTCAGTTCCAAATTAGTTGGGGTCGGCTCTGTAAATCCTCATTTTGTCCTTTCAAATGCCTCTACTGGCTTTTTATTTGATACGTGTGAGAAGTATTAAACTTATATAGGTTATCAAAATATGTGGGAGATGTAGTAAACTCATAGATTGTTTCTTCTAATCAACAAGCACTCACTTAGAAGACTGCTACCATTTTTGAAATATAGCATTCTGGAACCAGTGTCCATTGGATCAACACatttattgaatttttgagCAGAGATTAGTTTTGGCctgaaagaagaagagagatgaGTCCATTCGGACTTCCGAAAAatttcagaaagcatgagtCCTTATTTTTAACTGCCTGGGCAAATGTGATTGGTGAAACTACTGGTTCTTTCTTCTGATGACTGTCTAAAATGTTCTGTACTTTTTATAGTTGACTGGAGGGAAAATTGGTGACCGGCTGCTAGCTGAATCAGAAACCAATCTTGCCATAAATGTTCTCCCCAGTACGTCAGAATCATTTGAAGTGCAGGGTAGAGGTGAACTTCAATTAGGTGAGTTGTGTGGTGTAACAACCTCTAACAATGTTGTCAGTATTTGTGCTCGTCTCATATGTGCACAAGGAACAAAATTAAACCGGATCAAGCAGTCCACTGAATTCTCTCTCTAGAGTTTTACATACCACCTAACtctttctttctgttttttcttGTTCATAATAGGTATCTTAATTGAGAACATGAGACGTGAAGGATTTGAGCTCTCTGTCTCCCCACCTAAAGTCATGTGAGCTTCTTTGTCCTTATTCTAGACTGGTTTGCTAGGAATCACATCTTGATATGCCTGCATACTCTTACTCTGTACTGTTAACTTGTGAATTGGTAAATGTTGTTATGATTATATAATAATTCAGGAGATACAAAGCATATAGCAAAAAGGACCAGATAATTATTTCCTATCATGGAATGGTCTTTTGATGAAAGCTTACCAGAACTAGACATACACGTCTAGTCACATAATCCAGTATATGCACATATTTACATATCTATGGTTGACAAGACATGTATAGCATCATTTAAAACAGTATTTTTTTGGTGTCTTGAATGGCCTAATGATATCTGTGCCATTGGTATCTATTATTCACCAGTAACCTTGGTGATAAACTGCTAATATTGCATTTGCAATGTCTGTATGTTTAGGTACAAAGTAGAGAAAGGTACTAAGCTTGAGCCAATTGAAGAAGTGACTATTGAGGTGCACAAGTCTGCATAAACCTACAGTATTGTCTTTTACTTATTCAGAATTTATACCAAACCTCTTGGGACCATCTTCTGTTTCCAGGTTGATGACGAGCACGTAGGTTTGGTCATGGAAGCACTTTCTCACAGGCGGGGTGAAGTTACTGACATGGGCCCTGTTCCTGGCAGCATGGGAAGGACTAGAATGTGTCTGACATGTCCTTCAAGGTATTTTTTTCAGTTGTTCTTTGCAGGTTTTATTACTGTATAGAGCATGATGATACGTAATTAGAAGATTGGTTTTACCTCCCTCTCACTCTTTATCTCTGCCTTTCGGGATAGTATTCTGTTCATCCCTCCTTGCATTTCCTGGATACATTATGATACtgatttatcttttaatatataccGGAAGGTTAGTTATCTGAGCATTTTTTGAGTAAGGTAAAGTTCTAAATAGCTACATTTATGAGTATTATCTGGGCATATTATTTGTTCTCTATCCTCCTTTTATCTTGTCTTTGTTTTTCAAGGTATACCTATCGACCCAGAAGTATGGGATTAAAATATGACTAGATTATTCTTTGGTTAACAGAATGACAAAGCTAATTGCCAATTTGTTGAAATGATTAATCAATGCATTTTCTTCAAAGATCGTATTAGAGGCAACTAACAGATCTGTAGATTTCAGATTCATGCTACCTTTATGTATTCACATTTCACACCTCGTTTGTATTCAGCATGTTCTCAATCTTTGATGATTAATTTCATTGTTTAGTTTGtcctaattttaatttcccCTGACCTATTGCAGAGGGCTAGTGGGCTATAGAAGTGTGTTCAGCAGTGACACCCGTGGCTCTGGATTTATGCATCGGGCTTTTCTGAGTATGCTTTTCAACTTATCTTACTACTTTTCTGACAAGTTTATCTGACAATTTCTCCAATTTCGTGCTGTGCACGTCACAGTAGGATCTCCATGCCTATTTATATAATGATAGCAAAACTGCAAAAGAAAAAGGTAAGTATGTGCTAGCAATATGTGGATGTGAGCGTGTCAGCTCAGTTGAACTTTGTAACAACACATTCTTGTCTGGTATTAGATGGTTCCAGAAATTATATGGGTGTTACAAATGTACCCCTCTTTATATCCCTGTTCTTTCTTTGAATCCACCTTGGGTAAACCATccccctttttctttcttaaatttatcCTCTGTGCTTTTGGTCGGCTGAGGTTCTTCATGAGCCAGTTTTATCTTTGACAGGGAGCAGGGAATTTGCATTCTTAGTCCCTCAAATGTTGACATTCTGATTTTGGTCCTTGTGATATATGACTAAGCATATTTAACATTCAATTAATGTGTCCTTCGGGTCCCTTCTATATAGGGAATATGTTACATTTACACTATTTTAGAACTATATTACCCTCATAAATAAATGGATATTAAATTATGTAACAGTTAATATAACTCTTAGTCCCTCAAATATCAACATATTCTGATTTTGGTCCTTGTGATAACCACATTTAACCTTCAATAATTGAAATATGCATTTTGAAACCCTCTCCTTGTGGAGTCACCACATtcaaattgttaattcttaCATAATTTAATATCCATGTATTATGAGGGTAATATAGttctaaaaatagtttaaatgtaCCATATTCCCTATATGGAAGGACATCTAttctttgaattttaaatatgcTTTTAGTCATATATCACAAGGACCAAAATTAGAGTTTACTAATAACTGAGAGGGGGAAGTTGATATCATCATGTATATGGTGGTCTGTGTGGAGAGGAAGGAATGGAAAATGTTTTGAGATAGATCCAATTCCATTCACAAAGTAAAATGGAATTGTTTagtatctttatttttttggtgtgaACAATTATGTATAGTGGATGTAGATCAAATTATAGAGTTGATAGgaaatttgtaatttttgtgATGAATTTTGAAGGTAGCCAGCATGTCCTAATACTGAAGGAATACAAAATTaccaattctcaaaaaaaaaacaacagtGTTACTACCCCTGATTTTAATCGACAGTCAAGAGTAAAGAAAAGCTTGACTTGTCATACTGATTTCTGAATAGGCACttcaaaataagttatttcccattttaacttttaagtattgaTGCAAGGGTTATCTGTGAATAAACACAATCAATTCACGAATACATATATAGAGAACAAATTTTCATTCAGCAAATGCCAAAGCTCTAGTTCTTTTGGAGTTATTCTTTAACCTTTTTTCtgtctattttaattatatctAATGCATGTTTGAATGGCTGCTATATGGTTTTAACTTTTCATTATTCTTAGCTTCTTTCTCCTTGGTGCAGCTTATGAAAAATATCGTGGTCCTCTTGGAAATGTCAGGAAAGGAGTTCTAGTAAGCATCCTTACTACCCTGTAAAGACACGTTTGagatttctttctttattcctcTTGCCATCTTCAAGATGCTATTGTTTCATAATTGTGAAGTACAAATAGCGTGCGTCCCTCAGTTCTGCCAGGGATGTCTTTCATCTCCTATTCTACTCATCTTAAAGTATGTTCAGCCAATTTCTACTTTAAATATTGTCACCGCTGCATAAACATGTGTCCCCAACAATTCAGTACTTTCTGTCTGTTGGCCTGTTACAACTTGTGACTTTCATGGTTAATAGTACCATTTCTCATTTTCATGCCTTACAATGTGTAGCTGCCTAGCTGGTGTACCGGAGCTTGTATTCCAGTACTCTCCAGAATGGTGTTCTTGAGATCTTTTTACATTCCTACCATGTTTAAGATACTaggagcctgtttggattggattaaaagttggtcaaacctactttcaAGTCATTTTTAACTTTTGTAAGTGCTTGAcaaggttaaaaataacttaaaaaaagttaaaaaccaaaagtaggtctcccctgGTTTTTATTtcgacttaaaagtcatttaagtttgactttttatttttttgacttaaaagctgcttttttttaagccaatccaaacgggaTCTAGGTCTGAATAAATCTATCATTTTTCTCTCAAAACATCTTTAATTGATCCCAAAATTCCCTTGAATTTTATGTTCTCTTCCCAATTGTCTAGTATATTTGTTATGAGTACATCAAATACCGCTTCCCATTAGCCTTTTGATGCAGTTTTGCTCAGATTTGAACATATGTCTGGAAAATCCTCATATCGCACTTGTATTTGATATAATATCTTCTGTTTTTCGACAAAGGATATATATATCTCTTGTTTCAATCTGTGGATAACTGTACCTCATTCTATTGGTTGATCAGGTATCAATGGGCCGTGGGTTAATCACTGCTCATGCATTGATGGGTTTAGAAGCTCGTGGAGTTCTCTTTGTGGCACCTGCGATGGAGGTGGTTCAACTGAACTTTTTGTCCTAATTTCTTTCCTTAGAAGTAGTAAAAAGAGTATCAACCTTTGTCAACTACCAAACATTTTTGTGATCTCAAATATGCATGACCTGGTACTGATAGCTTTGATGCTGATGCCATTCCAGTTGTGATCACTTAAAAGGGGTGATTAggagatattttatttgtggaatGTATAATATATTACAGGACCAGAGTCCTCGCAATCTGAGGGCTTATAAAATTCTAAGTATTGAAGTAAGATAGAAAACAAAATGTGTATACTATCGGGGATCTTGATAGCGTTGTCTATCACATGCTCttttgaagaatataaaaatattgttatctTACTTTGTCTTGGATAATATGCAGACATATGATGGCATGATTATTGGAGAACATTCTCGAGATACAGATCTTGACGTAAGGAGCTGTTATTTCATTTCTTACAGTGTGTTTGTCATGTGCATTTGTGACTCTTGGGTGATTGCATGAAACAGGTCAACCCGGTTAAGGCAAAAGAACTCAACAATATAAGGTGTGCAAGCAAGGATGAGAATGTCAAGTTAACTCCACCTCGCCTTGTGAGTTTCTACTTAGCTTGTACTTCATCCAATTGCAAAACTTTGTGCTGTTACTTTTACCTTtctcaggaaaaaaaaaaccttgtACTTTATCATATTTCCTAATGTGAAGCATTCAAAGAAGTTTGAGAAATTTAGAACATCACTAGATTGTCCATCTTCAAAAATCTCTTAGCTAAAGGATTTTGTAGTGTTTAAGCTCTGCTCCTTCcttcggaaacagcctctctacctccacgaggtagtggcaaggtctgcgtacactctatcctccccagaccccacctagtgggatttcactgggtatgttgttgttgttgtaagctCTGCTCCTTCCAGTTATTGATAGTCTGACATTCGATGGTTTTGTTTCAGATGTCTCTCGAAGAAGCCATAGGATATGTTGCTTCCGATGAGCTTATTGAGGTATCTTTATTATTTGGATAATGACTTTGCATTACAGATAACACTTTCTATAATACTTCTTTCGAATAATTGGTTGTTTCTCTAC
This region includes:
- the LOC125875838 gene encoding uncharacterized protein LOC125875838, which encodes MVGPLLRSLWSTTRRSFSSSHYSHIKPLSYARAFSTATATTPVGSAATAPGGALDPDRLRNVAVIAHVDHGKTTLMDRLLRQCGADIPHERALDSIDLERERGITIASKVTSISWKDKELNMVDTPGHADFGGEVERVVGMVEGAVLVVDAGEGPLAQTKFVLAKALKYGLRPILLLNKVDKPAVTEERCNEVESLVFDLFANLGASEEQLDFPVLYASAKEGWASSTYTKSPPDVKDMSQLLNAIVGHVPPPSASLDAPFQMLVSMMEKDPYLGRVLTGRVTCGVVRVGDKVQGLKNTDNGTVKIEEGKVVKLMKKKGMRADPVDSAGAGDIVSMAGLSSPTIGHTVANAEVTTALPTVVLDPPTISMTFGVNDSPLAGSDGIHLTGGKIGDRLLAESETNLAINVLPSTSESFEVQGRGELQLGILIENMRREGFELSVSPPKVMYKVEKGTKLEPIEEVTIEVDDEHVGLVMEALSHRRGEVTDMGPVPGSMGRTRMCLTCPSRGLVGYRSVFSSDTRGSGFMHRAFLTYEKYRGPLGNVRKGVLVSMGRGLITAHALMGLEARGVLFVAPAMETYDGMIIGEHSRDTDLDVNPVKAKELNNIRCASKDENVKLTPPRLMSLEEAIGYVASDELIEVTPKAIRLRKRYLEVNKRKSMSKRPKD